One genomic region from Lacerta agilis isolate rLacAgi1 chromosome 13, rLacAgi1.pri, whole genome shotgun sequence encodes:
- the LOC117056927 gene encoding histidine decarboxylase-like, translating to MDQEEYRQRGKEMVDYICQYLTSLRERRVSPDVQPGYMRDQLPDSAPFEPESWDNIFKDIEKIIMPGVVHWQSPHMHAYFPALTSWPSLLGDMLADAINCLGFTWVNDTAFLCSFHAELMLLNKIMVVDC from the exons ATGGACCAAGAGGAATACAGACAGAGAG GAAAAGAGATGGTGGACTACATTTGCCAGTACCTGACCAGCCTTAGAGAGAGGCGGGTGTCTCCTGATGTGCAGCCCGGTTACATGAGAGACCAGCTGCCAGACAGCGCTCCTTTCGAGCCAGAAAGCTGGGACAACATCTTTAAAGACATTGAGAAGATCATCATGCCTGGG GTTGTCCATTGGCAGAGTCCACACATGCATGCCTACTTTCCGGCTCTCACATCCTGGCCTTCACTCCTGGGCGACATGCTGGCAGACGCCATTAATTGCTTGGGATTTACCTGGGTAAATGACACCGCTTTTCTTTGTAGTTTTCATGCTGAATTGATGCTGCTCAACAAAATCATGGTTGTCGACTGCTGA